One window from the genome of Enterococcus haemoperoxidus ATCC BAA-382 encodes:
- a CDS encoding LPXTG cell wall anchor domain-containing protein, with amino-acid sequence MEKIKYLCQLFSLIIISLSIIGGSPTFAHGVEGEPLPSGIVIGDGKGIHVQSDGEYLVEIKDVLPGKKWTIDIDLMSVDKRESYDLSMQIFKPTLNGPIDFSQAIHMVLNYAGKKMYDGPASGISDTINLQETEYSLGTFHPGDSKRLRAVFEMDHTYTKNDFQVKSMMENVWKFRATKNQEPERTEDNKQTKRKLFFPQTGEEWRNVLIYISLGLFIVLMAVLIFKKKYDDQKKRS; translated from the coding sequence ATGGAAAAGATAAAATATCTTTGTCAACTATTCAGTTTGATTATTATAAGTTTATCAATCATTGGTGGTTCTCCTACTTTTGCCCATGGGGTGGAGGGAGAACCATTGCCTTCTGGTATTGTCATTGGAGACGGTAAAGGAATTCATGTTCAATCAGATGGGGAATATCTAGTTGAAATCAAAGATGTGTTACCAGGTAAAAAGTGGACGATTGATATTGATTTAATGAGTGTAGATAAGAGAGAATCGTATGATTTAAGTATGCAGATTTTTAAACCTACATTAAACGGACCAATCGATTTTTCCCAAGCAATCCACATGGTGTTGAATTATGCAGGAAAAAAAATGTACGATGGTCCGGCTTCTGGTATTAGCGATACAATAAATTTACAAGAAACTGAATATTCATTAGGAACATTTCATCCAGGGGATAGTAAACGTTTGCGTGCAGTTTTTGAAATGGATCATACATACACGAAAAATGATTTTCAGGTAAAAAGTATGATGGAAAATGTTTGGAAATTTAGAGCAACCAAAAATCAAGAGCCAGAACGAACAGAAGACAATAAACAAACGAAACGGAAACTATTTTTTCCGCAGACTGGGGAAGAATGGCGGAATGTATTGATTTATATTTCTTTAGGTTTATTTATAGTATTGATGGCCGTGTTGATTTTTAAAAAGAAATACGACGATCAAAAGAAACGCTCATAA
- a CDS encoding BsaA family SipW-dependent biofilm matrix protein, with protein sequence MKKKKQRSAKYKKKSRVSKRSFRLYLALFSLFFSSLLLLGSTYAWFTSTDSVTNKFESGRFQAELTEVFKPNLAWQPGKDTTKQIRVQNTGQSPALVRVSLYEYLLTFKIDVRDKVGNGNLTTVSNERKPVVKSEDVSTWQPASEKGGTYQDSSLYYVANKAYIADRTNGKGRYKLNDSARKSLPLDFIEINFSAYMNTSVPKTGIKDYWLYDDGYFYYSEVLAPGNISEPLVDNVSLSSSISNAYKGALYQLNPYLEAHDPVKTIIKEWEIGTDSIVYGIIKDKLN encoded by the coding sequence TTGAAAAAGAAAAAACAGAGATCAGCAAAATATAAAAAAAAGTCAAGAGTGTCTAAAAGAAGCTTCCGCTTATATTTAGCTCTCTTTTCTCTATTTTTTTCTAGCCTGTTGCTTCTTGGAAGTACCTATGCTTGGTTTACATCTACTGATTCAGTTACAAATAAATTTGAAAGTGGACGTTTTCAAGCTGAATTAACTGAAGTGTTTAAGCCGAATCTAGCTTGGCAGCCTGGAAAAGATACGACAAAACAAATTCGTGTACAAAACACAGGACAATCACCTGCTCTTGTAAGAGTTTCTCTATACGAATATTTGTTGACTTTTAAAATAGATGTCAGAGATAAAGTCGGAAATGGAAACCTAACCACAGTTTCAAATGAGCGAAAGCCAGTTGTTAAAAGTGAAGATGTATCTACTTGGCAACCAGCTTCAGAAAAAGGCGGTACATATCAAGACAGTTCACTTTATTATGTAGCGAACAAAGCGTATATAGCAGATCGAACAAACGGCAAAGGCAGATATAAGTTAAATGACTCGGCAAGAAAGTCTCTACCGCTGGATTTCATTGAAATCAATTTTTCAGCATATATGAACACCTCTGTTCCTAAAACAGGAATAAAAGATTATTGGTTATACGATGATGGTTATTTTTACTATTCTGAAGTGTTAGCACCTGGAAACATAAGCGAGCCATTAGTGGATAACGTATCACTTTCTTCAAGTATCTCAAATGCTTATAAAGGGGCATTATATCAGTTGAATCCCTATTTAGAAGCGCATGACCCTGTAAAAACAATTATCAAAGAGTGGGAAATTGGAACGGATAGTATAGTTTATGGAATAATCAAAGACAAACTAAACTAA
- a CDS encoding SpaA isopeptide-forming pilin-related protein, translating to MKNKWMKILVVVGFLIGSLGIVLFQKNVSNIKAEEQEVTINEEKEISNEDEPAKFIDETEQFTEEEKNFFSELRNDNRMYPQSYAVGGKLTPSGNRVVSGGLGDYNTWIPSDYNLSIKFTPETKVEGWGGVIATEAPNQKVMQVPANKQGALGLWYRNIGMYNGERVDIKVTLDSYTLKLGTGSKPFGVLRFFEKEMTQDIFGIYDISETFSFYKSGTSTPINVKGALTFGDIDYAEELVFPNFDASNWHKAYVHHQNQLGYGMTGNELRFVGGGKDAQKENTPQAFTTGIFQGVSVSIKYEDKHRNVVTKWPTGNGGQGYTFIQMTTNARPFKTPVIKKQVSDSNETKTTTNTLNSKEENFTYTFETRIPNERKEWWYNAFQITDKLPNGVEKNGAIVVKDSVRNENLTSQFTSSIDVNNNLTVKAINPKQASFYDRVLEVTVPVKLNAKVNLNSYPVIDGLAQITNKATITTQTFDNSQRNEVSNTVTTKVPFDPPKPMIQKKVRNITTGETVYQKNTKAKYDDVVEYEIVLKNESTNVNMSSLKDAAFTDKLPEGVTLKSWSINDEAKPNSAWVGNKLTNYNYAPGKTHERNKTYVIKIQAIVGQANDGTTRRNEGSMTGANLTGAIPTSIADVVVLKPKLKISKVVNKASVVNGEEFVYTVSMENITRDIALYSSMIIEDKLPAGIVAKAGTTTYSLNGEASKKVVDNLVWNASRTVLNTKGLPDSASKSPIISQTKGKLVISFTAIADATTVGKPDLVNTVTGSGKYDLKKENLVEKGKPFDPIKGTATLSVTQARGGLQIIKQDDTKKRLAGAKYTVKNAAGAQVGSGQTNANGVYTLGNLPTGKYTVTETAAPTGHVAAPVEGNNRTVDVVRNQTASLTFTNNRQGRIKIKKVDKESKAVLSGAEYRVTDS from the coding sequence ATGAAAAATAAATGGATGAAAATACTAGTTGTAGTTGGATTCTTAATAGGAAGTTTGGGGATAGTACTATTTCAAAAAAATGTAAGTAATATAAAAGCTGAAGAACAAGAGGTAACAATAAATGAGGAGAAAGAAATCTCTAATGAAGATGAACCTGCTAAGTTTATTGATGAAACAGAACAATTTACAGAAGAAGAAAAAAATTTTTTCTCTGAGTTAAGAAATGATAATCGTATGTATCCCCAAAGCTATGCTGTTGGAGGCAAACTAACTCCTTCGGGAAATAGAGTTGTCAGTGGTGGTCTAGGAGATTACAATACTTGGATACCATCTGATTATAATTTAAGTATAAAATTTACACCTGAGACCAAAGTTGAAGGCTGGGGAGGAGTAATCGCTACAGAGGCACCCAATCAAAAGGTTATGCAAGTTCCTGCGAATAAACAAGGTGCATTGGGTTTATGGTACAGAAATATAGGGATGTATAATGGTGAACGAGTAGATATAAAAGTAACATTGGACTCTTATACTTTAAAACTAGGGACGGGTTCAAAGCCATTCGGAGTACTGAGGTTTTTTGAAAAAGAAATGACACAGGATATTTTTGGTATTTATGATATTAGCGAAACATTTAGTTTCTATAAAAGCGGAACTTCAACGCCAATCAATGTAAAAGGGGCACTTACTTTTGGAGACATTGATTATGCAGAAGAATTAGTATTTCCAAATTTTGATGCTTCAAATTGGCATAAAGCATATGTTCATCACCAAAACCAATTAGGGTATGGAATGACAGGGAATGAATTACGTTTTGTTGGAGGGGGGAAGGATGCACAGAAAGAAAATACTCCTCAAGCATTCACCACGGGTATTTTTCAAGGAGTTTCTGTCTCAATCAAATATGAGGATAAGCACAGAAATGTTGTAACGAAATGGCCGACTGGTAATGGTGGCCAAGGATACACTTTTATACAAATGACGACCAATGCTCGTCCATTTAAAACACCTGTGATAAAAAAACAAGTCAGCGATAGCAATGAAACAAAAACAACAACAAATACGTTGAATTCAAAAGAAGAAAATTTTACTTATACTTTTGAAACTAGAATCCCCAATGAACGAAAAGAGTGGTGGTATAACGCATTTCAAATCACCGATAAATTACCCAATGGTGTTGAAAAGAATGGTGCTATTGTTGTCAAAGACAGTGTGCGTAATGAAAATTTGACTTCTCAGTTTACGTCAAGTATTGATGTAAATAATAATTTGACAGTGAAGGCCATTAATCCAAAGCAAGCAAGTTTTTATGACAGAGTTCTTGAAGTAACTGTTCCTGTAAAGTTAAATGCAAAAGTAAATTTGAATTCTTACCCAGTAATAGATGGTCTTGCACAAATAACAAATAAGGCGACCATTACCACTCAAACTTTTGATAATAGTCAGCGTAATGAGGTATCGAATACAGTGACGACAAAAGTTCCATTCGACCCTCCAAAGCCAATGATTCAAAAGAAAGTGAGAAACATAACTACTGGAGAGACAGTGTATCAAAAGAATACGAAAGCAAAATATGATGATGTCGTAGAGTATGAAATTGTATTGAAAAATGAAAGCACAAATGTAAACATGTCTAGTTTGAAAGATGCGGCATTTACAGATAAGTTGCCAGAAGGAGTTACTTTAAAGTCGTGGTCTATAAATGATGAAGCTAAACCAAATTCAGCATGGGTAGGAAATAAGCTTACTAATTATAATTATGCACCAGGAAAAACTCACGAAAGAAACAAGACATATGTTATAAAAATCCAAGCGATAGTTGGTCAAGCAAATGATGGGACTACGCGAAGAAACGAAGGGTCAATGACTGGAGCAAATTTGACTGGAGCTATTCCAACAAGTATTGCTGATGTAGTAGTACTAAAACCAAAGCTAAAAATAAGTAAAGTAGTAAACAAGGCGTCCGTTGTAAATGGAGAAGAATTTGTATACACCGTTTCGATGGAAAATATAACTAGAGATATTGCATTATATAGTTCAATGATTATTGAAGATAAGTTGCCAGCTGGAATTGTAGCAAAAGCAGGGACAACAACTTATTCCTTGAATGGTGAAGCAAGTAAGAAAGTTGTAGATAATTTGGTTTGGAATGCTTCAAGAACAGTATTAAATACAAAAGGATTACCTGATTCAGCTTCTAAATCCCCAATTATTAGCCAAACAAAAGGAAAATTGGTGATCAGTTTTACAGCTATAGCGGATGCAACTACGGTTGGTAAACCAGATTTAGTGAATACAGTTACCGGCAGTGGAAAGTACGATTTAAAAAAAGAGAATCTTGTAGAAAAAGGAAAACCTTTTGATCCTATAAAAGGAACTGCTACTTTAAGTGTGACACAAGCTAGAGGCGGACTACAAATCATCAAGCAAGACGACACGAAAAAACGATTAGCCGGGGCAAAATATACAGTGAAGAACGCCGCTGGAGCCCAAGTAGGAAGTGGACAAACCAATGCGAATGGTGTGTATACATTAGGGAATTTACCGACAGGTAAATACACGGTAACCGAAACGGCAGCGCCAACAGGACACGTAGCGGCGCCAGTAGAAGGAAATAATCGAACTGTAGACGTGGTGAGGAATCAAACGGCAAGTCTGACGTTTACAAATAATCGCCAAGGGCGAATCAAGATCAAGAAGGTAGACAAAGAAAGTAAGGCAGTTTTGTCAGGAGCGGAGTACCGAGTAACGGATAGTCA